The following are encoded in a window of Amaranthus tricolor cultivar Red isolate AtriRed21 chromosome 2, ASM2621246v1, whole genome shotgun sequence genomic DNA:
- the LOC130805610 gene encoding uncharacterized protein LOC130805610, producing the protein MNPNKATECKNRTTGDSDDQRTLLTSLSPNQDDLEQGEGISDISLHGPSHRGPRTKCLIVFEFVCKLVPRRFIFGRRIHRFSSKPIFSGNHTRQGIILLALSFCRRANSRKGQRRVYQKDILKNWSFVLGYFEEEIWRRLRNERIGDLCISIPTTFAIHYTILFVSGHDLFSEFSDFSCSIFEKLGIILCWLSSCSDLETMERDDRFEAIEDKLDRLFAHLGIDNQNNRPPIPNPNCRPYEDRTIKIDIPEFDGISHDPSKYLEWERRMGEYFEFKETPPNQQFKIAKIKLTKSAAVWLESVQKQRFREERNRISTWDKLRKQMKRRYVPATYKQQLIVQLYAMKQGTRSVEDYLNEWERLYHLCDLHEPEENKVGKFIAGLREEFRERLMNTPDLTLQLATSIAMEIERQHKAANPQMRNNRTYTPRNTSAVTMPRKELPPSGPKPTTPRTESNTKPQDIICFKCNGRGHYKRDCPNARAFTMKEWIDIRQNTNPKRLLVLKNGQEEELDPPSLSDGDGTFITDEQGNWHPFEGDSEEEGEGELEKIPPEEEHLSLIIRRSFHNTPLTRKSDQRENIFQTKCKIQGKVCDLIIDSGSEANCVSKQLVEELHLKTKAHPNPYKMKWLDTKASGSVKHQCPVVLTLGTYEDEVLCDVLDMDACHLLLGRPWQYDKRAIHNGYDNTYTIRHNGKRKEFLPLPPHRAVPPKPSKEHVQLMNRKECEREVQGTEELYLLVTKEVQDPTPIPAEMARLLEQYKDVFPTELPPGLPPFRGVEHQIDLLPGASLPNKPAYRTNPKEAQELQRQVEDLMKRGYVRESLSPCAVPTLLVPKKDGTWRMCIDSRSVNNITIKYRFPIPRIDDILDELGGSQWFSKVDLRSGYHQIRMKTGDEWKTAFKTKYGLYEWLVMPFGLTGAPSTFMRLMNDILRPFLGKFIVVYLDDILIYSKDIAAHLDHLQQLFEVLRKQRLYAKLEKCNFLLPEVSFLGYIVGREGVKVDPTKIQAIQDWPIPTTLTQIRSFHGLASFYRRFIKDFSSVMAPITECTKQGKFNWTPKAQQAFETLKSMMCSAPILKLPDFTKPFELECDASGMGIGAVLVQEGRPVAFFSEKLNNSRLNYSTYDKEFYAIIRALDHWSHYLRIQPFILHTDHESLKHINSQHKLSSRHARWVEFMQTFDFSAKYKVGKTNIIADALSRKYSMLGILSAKVLGFEFIKEQYQTCPDFANIYESCETTPQGLFSIHQGYLFKGNKLCIPKLPLRTVLVKEVHEGSIAGHFGIQKTLDMLAKHFYWPRMLGTVGKHILRCETCLKAKVTFHKGEYLPLPVAHKPWEHISMDFMVALPKTRRGKDAIMVVVDRFSKMSHFIACTKTDDAQHIAKLYFAEIVRLHGIPKSIVSDRDSKFLSHFWKTLWRMLGTKLLFSTAYHPQTDGQTEVTNRTLGTLLRSLVTTNVREWDLKLCYAEFAFNRSPSRATKHTPFECVYGTNPLLPISLIDLPICDSKTEEAADLIKQMEEIHKQVHANLEETNRKYKKQADKHLRARQPIQEGDQVWVYLRKKRFPHLRKNKLQPRAIGPYQVSRKIGSNAFEIQLPADFNISPIFNIGDLTLHQPVQELRTILPQEGGVDAKASKHKDPTKEQEHEGTGDCSSAPNDHETRKISKDTLDTTKRDLQRLKEAEESQSITKTNIMNPNKATECKNRTTGDSDDQRTLLTSLSPNQDDLEQGEGISDISLHGPSHRGPRVLLTNHQEDLRIG; encoded by the exons ATGAACCCAAACAAGGCCACAGAATGCAAGAACAGAACAACAGGTGATTCTGACGACCAGCGGACCTTGCTGACATCTCTGAGCCCAAACCAGGATGACCTGGAACAAGGTGAAGGCATCAGTGACATCTCCTTACATGGGCCAAGCCATAGAGGCCCTAGG ACAAagtgtttgattgtttttgagtttgtttgcaaacttgttccaaGGAGGTTCATCTTTGGCCGGAGAATTCATAGGTTTTCAAGCAAACCTATATTCTCAGGGAATCACACAAGGCAAGGAATCATCCTCCTTGCTTTGAGTTTCTGTAGAAG agccaattcaCGTAAGGGACAAAGAAGAGTATATCAGAAGGACATTTTGAAGAACTGGTCATTTGTTCTGGGTTATTTTGAAGAGGAAATCTGGAGGCGATTACGAAACGAAAGAATTGGAGATTTGTGCATTTCCATTCCTACAAC ATTTGCAATTCATTACACCATTCTTTTTGTATCTGGACACGATTTGTTCTCTGAATTTAGCGATTTTTCTTGTTCGATATTTGAGAAACTTGGGATTATTCTGTGCTGGTTATCTAGCTGTAGTGACTTAGAGACCATGGAAAGGGATGATAGATTTGAAGCTATTGAGGATAAATTGGATAGGTTGTTCGCACATTTAGGGATCGATAATCAGAACAACAGACCACCAATACCAAACCCTAATTGTCGACCATATGAGGATCGGACCATTAAAATCGATATTCCTGAATTTGATGGCATATCACATGACCCCTCtaagtacttggaatgggagagaAGAATGGGAGAATACTTTGAATTTAAAGAAACACCCCCAAACCAACAATTTAAGATCGCCAAGATCAAACTAACCAAATCAGCCGCAGTTTGGTTAGAAAGCGTTCAAAAACAAAGATTTAGGGAAGAAAGGAATAGGATTAGCACTTGGGACAAACTTAGGAAGCAAATGAAGAGGAGATATGTCCCAGCCACGTACAAGCAGCAACTGATTGTACAGTTGTATGCTATGAAGCAGGGAACTAGGTCAGTAGAGGACTACCTGAATGAATGGGAGAGATTGTATCACCTTTGTGACCTTCATGAACCAGAGGAAAATAAAGTAGGAAAGTTTATAGCTGGATTAAGGGAAGAATTTAGGGAAAGATTGATGAATACACCTGACCTTACACTACAACTTGCTACATCTATAGCCATGGAGATTGAGAGACAACACAAGGCAGCAAACCCCCAAATGAGGAACAACAGGACCTATACCCCAAGGAACACTAGTGCTGTGACCATGCCTAGGAAGGAGTTACCACCCTCTGGACCTAAACCTACTACCCCCAGAACAGAGTCAAACACCAAGCCACAGGACATCATTTGTTTTAAATGCAATGGGAGGGGACACTATAAGAGGGATTGTCCCAATGCAAGGGCGTTTACCATGAAAGAATGGATTGACATTAGGCAAAACACTAACCCTAAGAGACTCCTGGTGTTAAAGAATGGGCAAGAGGAAGAATTAGACCCTCCCAGCCTAAGTGATGGTGATGGTACATTTATAACAGATGAGCAGGGAAACTGGCACCCTTTTGAAGGAGATTCTGAGGAGGAAGGAGAGGGAGAGCTGGAAAAAATTCCCCCTGAGGAAGAGCACTTGAGCCTCATTATTAGACGGAGCTTTCACAACACACCCTTGACTAGAAAATCTGACCAAAGAGAAAATATCTTCCAAACAAAGTGCAAAATACAGGGGAAAGtatgtgatttgattattgatagtggAAGTGAGGCAAACTGTGTCAGTAAGCAGTTGGTGGAGGAGTTACACCTAAAGACTAAGGCTCACCCCAATCCTTAtaaaatgaaatggttagacaccAAGGCTAGTGGTTCAGTAAAACATCAGTGCCCAGTAGTCTTGACTTTGGGAACATATGAGGATGAAGTTTTGTGTGATGTCCTAGATATGGATGCATGCCACCTCTTGCTAGGAAGACCCTGGCAATATGACAAGAGAGCCATACACAATGGTTATGACAACACTTACACTATTAGACATAATGGGAAGAGGAAAGAATTTTTACCCCTGCCCCCACACAGAGCAGTGCCACCTAAGCCCTCTAAGGAACATGTGCAGTTGATGAATAGAAAAGAGTGTGAAAGGGAAGTGCAGGGAACAGAAGAGCTGTATTTGTTAGTCACCAAGGAAGTGCAAGATCCCACACCTATACCTGCTGAAATGGCTAGACTATTAGAACAATATAAGGATGTGTTTCCCACTGAGCTACCACCTGGATTACCACCATTCAGGGGGGTGGAACACCAAATTGACTTACTACCGGGGGCTAGTCTTCCTAACAAGCCTGCTTATAGGACTAATCCCAAAGAGGCCCAAGAATTACAGAGACAGGTAGAGGATTTGATGAAGAGGGGCTATGTCAGGGAGAGTTTGAGTCCTTGTGCTGTACCCACTCTGCTTGTGCCTAAGAAGGATGGCACATGGAGAATGTGTATTGATAGTCGTAGTGTaaacaacataaccatcaagTATAGGTTCCCTATACCTAGGATTGATGACATATTGGATGAGTTAGGGGGTTCTCAATGGTTTAGCAAGGTGGATCTCAGGAGTGGATACCACCAAATCAGGATGAAAacaggggatgaatggaaaacagcCTTCAAAACCAAGTATGGGCTGTATGAGTGGCTtgttatgccctttggtttgaCAGGTGCCCCTAGCACCTTTATGCGCCTGATGAATGATATTTTGAGACCTTTCCTAGGGAAGTTTATAGTTGTTTACCTAGATGACATACTCATCTACAGCAAGGACATAGCAGCCCACCTAGACCACCTCCAACAACTATTTGAGGTTCTGAGAAAACAGAGGTTGTATGCAAAGCTTGAAAAATGTAATTTCTTACTTCCTGAAGTTAGTTTTTTAGGGTACATTGTGGGTAGGGAGGGAGTCAAGGTAGACCCAACTAAAATCCAAGCAATACAGGATTGGCCTATACCCACAACCCTCACACAAATTAGGTCTTTTCATGGGCTGGCCTCCTTCTACAGGAGGTTTATCAAGGACTTCAGCTCTGTTATGGCACCCATAACAGAGTGCACAAAACAGGGGAAGTTTAACTGGACACCCAAGGCACAGCAGGCCTTTGAAACCCTTAAAAGTATGATGTGTAGTGCTCCCATTCTCAAGCTACCTGATTTCACTAAACCCTTTGAGTTAGAGTGTGATGCCAGTGGTATGGGGATTGGGGCAGTGCTTGTTCAAGAAGGTAGACCAGTGGCGTTTTTCAGTGAAAAGCTTAACAATAGTAGGCTTAATTACTCCACCTATGACAAGGAGTTCTATGCTATCATAAGAGCTTTAGACCATTGGTCTCATTACTTAAGGATTCAACCTTTCATCTTGCATACTGACCATGAATCTTTGAAACATATAAACAGCCAACACAAGTTGAGTAGTAGGCATGCTAGGTGGGTGGAATTCATGCAAACCTTTGACTTTTCAGCTAAGTACAAGGTAGGCAAAACCAACATCATTGCTGATGCTCTTAGCAGAAAATACAGTATGCTGGGTATATTAAGTGccaaggttttgggttttgaatttaTCAAGGAACAATACCAGACCTGCCCTGACTTTGCTAACATATATGAATCATGTGAAACCACACCACAGGGGTTGTTTAGTATTCATCAGGGCTATTTGTTTAAGGGAAACAAACTTTGCATTCCTAAACTACCACTGAGAACAGTGTTGGTAAAGGAGGTGCATGAGGGTAGCATAGCTGGCCATTTTGGCATTCAGAAGACCCTTGACATGCTTGCCAAGCATTTTTATTGGCCAAGAATGCTTGGTACAGTAGGCAAACACATACTTAGGTGTGAGACTTGTTTAAAGGCTAAAGTGACTTTTCACAAAGGAGAGTATCTTCCCTTGCCTGTAGCTCACAAACCATGGGAACACATAAGCATGGATTTCATGGTAGCCCTACCCAAAACAAGGAGGGGAAAGGATGCTATTATGGTAGTGGTAGATAGGTTTTCAAAAATGTCACATTTCATAGCTTGCACTAAAACTGATGATGCACAGCATATAGCCAAACTATACTTTGCTGAAATAGTTAGATTGCATGGCATACCCAAGTCCATTGTCTCTGACAGGGATAGCAAATTTTTGAGTCATTTTTGGAAGACCTTGTGGAGGATGTTGGGCACTAAGCTATTGTTTAGTACAGCATATCACCCTCAGactgatggtcaaacagaggtgACCAACAGAACCTTGGGTACTCTGTTAAGGTCATTAGTGACTACTAATGTTAGGGAATGGGATTTGAAATTGTGCTATGCTGAATTTGCTTTTAACAGATCACCAAGTCGTGCCACCAAACATACTCCATTTGAATGTGTGTATGGCACTAACCCATTACTTCCTATATCTCTGATTGACTTGCCTATATGTGACAGCAAAACAGAGGAAGCTGCAGATTTAATCAAGCAAATGGAAGAGATTCACAAGCAAGTCCATGCAAACCTGGAAGAGACCAACAGGAAATACAAGAAACAAGCTGACAAACACCTGAGAGCAAGGCAACCAATCCAGGAAGGTGATCAAGTATGGGTCTACTTAAGAAAAAAACGTTTCCCACACCTCAGAAAAAACAAGTTGCAGCCCAGAGCCATAGGCCCTTATCAAGTGTCAAGGAAAATTGGGAGCAATGCCTTTGAGATCCAGCTGCCTGCAGACTTCAACATCTCTCCTATCTTCAACATAGGAGACCTGACACTGCATCAACCAgtccaagaattgaggacaattctcccCCAAGAGGGAGGAGTTGATGCAAAGGCATCAAAGCACAAGGATCCAACAAAGGAACAGGAACATGAAGGTACTGGTGACTGTTCCTCTGCACCAAATGACCATGAAACAAGGAAAATCAGCAAAGACACCTTGGACACGACAAAAAGGGATCTACAAAGACTTAAGGAAGCTGAGGAAAGCCAAAGCATCACAAAAACAAACATCATGAACCCAAACAAGGCCACAGAATGCAAGAACAGAACAACAGGTGATTCTGACGACCAGCGGACCTTGCTGACATCTCTGAGCCCAAACCAGGATGACCTGGAACAAGGTGAAGGCATCAGTGACATCTCCTTACATGGGCCAAGCCATAGAGGCCCTAGGGTTCTGCTAACAAACCACCAGGAAGACCTTAGGATAGGCTGA